From the genome of Periplaneta americana isolate PAMFEO1 chromosome 17, P.americana_PAMFEO1_priV1, whole genome shotgun sequence:
ctcccttctatcgtttcatcagtaccttaggatatggcatttaaaaaatctaagaatgtttaaccaatattgtaaagagtaaccttcattttaaattttacgtctctagttaaatatagtttagtgaatttttaaaatcgtcgacttctttctctctcctctctgctcggaaattgaatttttttactttccttatacattttagaaacaattctgagagatgagatgaatagtctaacccaattttatgtgtgaatctttgttttaaatttaaaggctgcacgtctgctggttaaaaaaaaataaatcggtataattattttgatcattactgcctcccattttccatcccttaatgttcgtatttcgtaaaactcagtcttatctattgactaaggattaatatatttccatatacatatatatttccatatatataacagattatatttccatttcgtacaatattctggtcacgagacataatcatatactttgtcttttcgggatttactaccaaacctatcgctttatttgcttcaagtaaaatttccgtgttttccctaatcgttcgtggagttttttcctaacatattcacgtcatccgcatagacaagcaactgatgtaaccagttcaattccaaaccctctgtgttatccttaactttcctaatggcatattctagagcgaagttaaaaagtaaaggtgatagtgcatcttcttgctttagcccgcagtgaattggaaaagcatcaaaaactggcctataccgactctgctgtaagtttaattgagacacattttaattaatcgaacaagtttcttgggaataccaaagacacatatagactactgtaatatttgtttagtttttggaggtgactatccagagtgcacaaatactcgggcgtgcatgtttactcttatgtcctacccattccactgcgacagagataacagccgatcttgcagcagTGAGGAACTCGCTCTtcagttcacattaagaaaatccatctgccaaaatccctggcgcgacctatatgTCCaggccattttaaattatttgaaatggtACGAAACGAATGCTCTTTTTGTCTGACTCAAAACGCCACAACAACGAATTGAGAAGCATTTTCAGTTGatataatacaatacctgtacgtactctccctggtagaactcttgactcaacccgttgcagaagatgcgacgagcaagaaacgcttcctcacgtcttgggtttctgctatcatggagaattgctccgaatcaacagacataatacggttcgttctctcatcgcagcttcaatccgtcataatgcttcctatgaggtttatgaggaggttggttgcgtctcttctgatggctctactagacgggctgagatcatcataattgatcggcagaagtataagggtgtcattctggatcccacaatccgttttgagatgcatgagcaacagccacaagaggtgtgtcgtgaaaaacaagatatatatgagccttgttgtcagcatcttggagcacaataccacatcacacattggacagtttttgggctcatgttcggtgcccgtggcacgatcccacgtgaaactttaaatcaacttaatataaaatttctgatgcaacgattgatgccataggatctcacgtgttaaaatcatccttagctataattagtaatcatttgtacccaacaaaatttttattgtaaatgatttcctacgttttcttatcttaatgttttttctttttctttccaagtgtcacaaaattgttttgtttacttattattctttatgaattgattagtaggccgatctatcgaacccttatttagggcggcttttgttcctACAAATTATCTCTGTATGAATACCACGGTAGGGGGGGGGAGGAAAtcgtagcagtgttgccaacagtacaTGTGTGATAATTTGGTTTCATGGTCGCATGCATAGAAACATACATTTGTTGGTATATATTTGAAATTGCAAAAAACGTGCGATTGAGACAAAAGCACGATTTGTGTGATACTGtggaaacgttaataaaatctatggaacaactggataatacccacggcagaccaatatcgatagtcgaccctagtcgctggccactagtcaccgggccgtaccgagccgtatcaaacaaaatataatcgaaatggtggtagtcaaattcgcgactatattcttaaataattcactccattagtcaagttcaaggttttatgtagtacaacggcggttttttgaatgcattaaaagaaaatgaagatgtaataagatcataaactaggttatcacaaggaaattaacaggaaaaaaggtgtgtttcacggaataccattaaaatgacggaaagtaaatttccggttaatgttcgccaaagcgtaaagtacgtaattatgacggcgttgctgttttatttctggcctaaagaaaaatacctagccttttacgaaaaaaaaatttagggaccatgacattattcaccgctttcattatagacctattatttttttatcaatattacgaatcaaaaactgtcatattatataattatataattttaactactacatggacgaatgaaatcaagctaacctaaccaaagctaacctaatctaaccaaagctaacctaacctaaccaaagctaacctaacctaacctaacctaacctaaccaaagctagcctaacctaaccaaagctaatctaacctaacctaagctaatctaacctaacatgcaaggcctgtaaccggagcaagaagggatctcaatcatttaatctgcaatgtacacgcaaaaataaattcaagtaaggatcacgtccCGAGCCTCtcctctaaggcactcgtcataatttactcgcagtatttacgcaaatacacattgtcgctaacagtggcgctatctctcaataatgttcagaacgaaggaggtagacagcgagagaaaaaaatttctcccgccaactacgccacacaccaatgtcatgttcttatgttggtgacattgtgtatttacttaaatttggtgataaacgtaacggcacggttcaaagcgaccgtgctaattctccagtatagcgaaatctataaattccaatcGATTGTACCAATtcagaaaatgttaaaattcaTGTGTCTACACCACTGTGGTCTACATAGTTTCCTATCAAAAGTTCCAGGATTCGATGCGAacgaacaaaaatattaatagtagtTTTCTCGGATGTCTGAATATTCAGACAATtgtttgttaatactgtacttatgTAAAGAGCTTTTACTCCATGCAAaggatatttattaatttttagcgacatttctggggattttttaacaaactttggagaaatTAAGCTACTTTTTGCTGAAAAGTTACCGAGATTGTAGgacgatatgttggcaacagtgatctTCCTGCTGCCATTTCACATGGCGAAATTTAAATAtctattcaaattttaataatggTTAGTTGTTGCGTGTGTGGTATAACAGCTAAACCAAAATCTTCAGGAAGTGCTGTTACCTTTCATATGTAAGCATTATATtgttatatgtatgtataatgaATGGAATTCATATAATAGTATGTCGGCCTAACCATTATGACATCGTTCTTTACAGATTTCCTAAAGATTTAAGTCGTAAAAATGAATggctaaaatgtataaataagccAGATTGGGAGCCAACGGCAAGAAGCGTTATTTGTTCGCAACATTTCCTGGAAGAATGTTTTGACAGGTCCTCCTCCTCCTCTAGTGTTAGGCTGAAAtcaaatgcagttccaactttgcaTGTGGAAAGACTTAAATATGTAAGCTTATcatccaaatatatatatatatatatatatatatatatatatataatttaacaataatgaaACACAGTGCATTTAAATTATAATCTATAAGATTTCATATACACATCAGTCtagttttttctcttctctttgagGTTCGGCATCATAATTCAGAGGTTCTAAAAGAAGTTCCTTGTATAATTTCAACATCATTAGAACTGCCATCAAACTCTGACACACCAAGAAAAATTGCTCTTACAAGAACAATTCAAGATCTAGGTAAGTTACTATTGAACGTTTAAAGACTAAAAAAATCCGAATTTTATAATGTAAGAACTGGCGTTTAAAGAAGGTGACAAATTTAAAAGATATGATTAACGAATTAGAAGGGAAAAATTTTCTTCAGGGAGAAATCAATGAggtaatattgaataattttgacAATAATCAGGACCTCATTGAAAGGTTATTTCACAAAGATAGAGGCAAACCAATACCCAAAAAGTATCCCGAAAGTATAAGGAAATTTGCCCTCACACTGAATTTCCTTTCCCTAAGGGCCTACAAATATGTACGCAGTTTGTTTTTACCTCACGAGAAAACTTCAGGTAAATGGTACAGCAATATTGATGTCAAACTTGGGTTTACAACAGAGAGgatagaaataggcctactagaattaaaattacagaattATGAAAAGCCTGTAGTATGTTCTTTAGTCATGGATGAAATGGCTATAAGAAGACACGTTGAATGGGATGGGAGTAATTACCATGGTCTAGTTAATTTTGGAATCTCCTGTGATGACCGAGGTCTAGAAGAAGCATCTCAGGCCCTAGTTTTTATGATTGTATCGGTCAATAAAGCTTGGAAAATcccaagttattttttttttattaatttaatttcatgttcaCAAAAAGCAGAACTAGTGAAGCAATTGAATATTCTTTCAGAATGTAGTGTCAAAGTAATTAACCTAACTTTTGATGGTGCTCCTACAAACATTTCTATGTCTCAGATCTTGGGTGGATGTTTGAACATTCATAACATAGaaacagaaattatttcaaataatgcatcCATATACATCATCCCTGATCCGTCTCGCATGATAAAATTTATTAGAAATTCCTTTTGCAGaaataaagatattttataatggaaaaaaacgAGAAAATCGATTTCATCTATCACAAGAAACTCAGTAGGCTTCAGGAGGAAGAGGAATTACTTTTAAGTAacaagttaaatttatttatttatttaatgcagggctgtagaATTTATCTTTAGCCCTGATAATGACAACATGCAATATTCATAGTTTAGtatgaaacaagtaaacaaattagACTCAACAGCACTATATATCCACCTATGCTCTAACATATGAAGCTCCAAAAATTAAGTACATTTTGTCATACGTAAATggcttagaatggatgtggagataACAGGAATAAATTAGTagattattatatcatatatttcACTGTAGCTTTATTAAACGTGTTATGgttacatggactgaacacttcatttctacTTCCTTTTATTACTGTTCACTATATTCACCAACAGAAAAGAATATTagcttttataaaaataacacccgCTGAATTTTACTAGACTTTCAAAattacacaaaacaaattataattgtaataatacgAACATAACAGCTGattaacacaccggaaaaagatatgaactatgggtaatttgacggccatgcCATAGTAATGGCGTAGGGTTGGTATCTTCACTTCACGATACTTTGAAGTAAATTTGATTTACTGTAAATGAGTTGTATTTCCATGTTTCATGTAAATGACAGCAGTTGTTGTATTTAATCAGCACTTACAGAACTGATAATGGACTGGAAAGGCAGAGAGAATGGTGAACTACCAACGTATGGAATATACGCATGTGGAGCTTTAATGTGCGAAAACAGAATGACAAATAAAAGGAACATAATATTTCATCGTTTTCCAAGAGACGAAGAAAGGTAAATAATGAAATACCCGTAATACGTATTTTTCGCCGTAGTTTCGGAGCATTTTCTATGCAGCGACATTCATGATTATAAACCATAATTAGGTATTAGGACTAACACTTTCCATTAAAACATTATTAGCCTcctgggaaaatttcagtatacggattcctcactgacagGTCTATATCTTAGAatattaaaaagagcagatttgtctgcgtttgtcgaatgcacatcatcatgcttacgaaaagacacttttcagtgccaataatttattttatgtgcataaggttggaattttgaagtaagagggaaaggaaggaatccgtgttctgaaatgtaACCGAAAATTTTTTGCTGctgtttttacttatttattgatgaaATGTCCTGGAAGCTGAAATTAGGAATCTATAGAATACTAAGAACGTGGTTTTACTTTCTGGTACCCAATACTTTCCACAGAATAACCTGAAACTATTCACCTGTTGTACATAGTAATGAATGGGTGTAATGCTGCCATAATAACATGTGCTGATGAGGCATGTAATTTAAGTTCGGTATTTAAGTTTGCTCGAGAGGTCCAGGTGGAAATTTCTGGACATTGGGGGTTTGTGGGTCTGCATCCAGCAACAGAGCTCTTTTAGTACCAGTGGAGGTGCAAATTTTTGGACACTAGGTGTTTGGGGACTTGGACCGCACCAGCAAGAAAACATTTTTAGTGCCAAAAGAGGTAGAGATTATTGTCGAAAGAGGTCATAattaacaactttttttttagagagagagagagagagagagagatttttgTGGTCTATGTCTCTGATGTGTAAGTGTAGGCAAAGTACTAGTAAATCATTTATAAATAAAGCAATTTAGATtaacaatattgttttgtttaaatGGTGATCCATTCCCTCTCGACATCTGGTGTGGACAATATGGCAGCAATGCATCCATTCATTACCAATCATTTGGGGTAACTCTGTACTaattctatcatatttttatacttacctAAAATAGTGGCTGtcccgcgtcgtggtctaaggcatctgcctaggactcgcgttacggaatgcatgctggttcgaatccccatgagggaagaaattttctcatgaaatttcggccagtttatgggaccggtgcccacccagcatcgtgatacatttggggagctatgataggtagcgaaatccgattgtgaatgccagctataacggctgggggatcatcgtgctaaccacatgatacctccattctggttggatgatcgtccacctctgcttcggcatgtgggtgtgaggccagcagccggttggtcagtctaggctcttcacgggctgtagcgccacagattattttaaaatagtgtctattgaaattgatgtttaaaagtaaattatttcagAAAACTACTTATTTTATAGGTGGAAACATAATAAACATCAAAAGTCATATCAATGGCCCGGAAcaagactgttccaagtccattttacttcttttttccagaagagctattttaagctcctgacattcaaagcttcatgaaacaatttggaatagcttcatagcaaccttatagagaggaatatttacaattttgttcgattcatatatgcagagaagaactggaacacaatgaaacacagatttctttcttataaaaaattggacttagaacagtctggttctcagccattgaTATTTTAAATAGGTAAAATTTGACTTTAATGGTGGTACAAAGTTACACGGATATTTGGGGAAACTTAATAGCACATATTTGGTAATTTCCCAGAATGTGCCGCTCCACATAGACaagttttacactaaacctaaactTAGTATACAAggtatatttgttaaataaaatagcaaaataaaaGATTATGTTTCCTATTAATATAGAACCAAGAGCATGTCTTTACTTACAAATACAAAGTTCATATGAATCTGTATTGTGCTTATTTTAGGTGTAAGGAATGGTTGGTAAGAGCAGGAAGACTAGATTTATTAGATAAACCAATAGAACTGGTACATTCAGACATGGCATTGTGTGAAGCCCATTTTGAAAAGGATTGTTACTGCAAATCAAATTGCCTTCGAAGTGATGCTGTACCAACAATATTCAAACATAATACTTACACAGATTCCATGACATTTGGGGAAAATTCCGAAGACGGTGTTCCAGATCCtggtatgttaatatctattgtGTATTGAATTATGAGTATAATTTTGTGCTTAAGTTACCTTTCTCCTGTCAGATGCTTATATTTTCATATCATGAACTAACAGTGCACGCCATCtgttacagaaagaaaaaaatatagcgaCATTATATATCATATAGTAAGTAATTTAGTGTAAGGAAAGACAGATGAGTGTAATTAAGTATTATTTAGTTTATAATTGTGTAACTTTCATAACTTTCCAATGTATTTGCCCGCTCctataaatttacatttgtttCATCACTCTCTAAGCCATTTCCTGGAGGAGGGAAACGATGGCTCATTAACTTTCACAAGCTACTTATCAGGTTTAAAATTACGTACAACCTACCTGGGATCTTTTCTGATCCcagacaatttttaatttttagttacaTTTTTGCTgtcttataattttatatatggcATAATATgtgatatataatttattataattatattgtatttatttgtattattgtcctgttgtttttctcttttataaaaaacattttattaaatttttatttactaaatGTTGAGGTAATCGCATCGCTTccatcactactgtcatcaaagTTATCATCAATGTCATACAGGGCTTGGTGCTCACTGTATCCCTCTTCAAAACGGATGCTTTCCATTATATGAACATTAGTATATAACTGTAGTACCGTATAATGTATTGTGTAGCACAAAACACAACTTACTACATTCAGGTATTCCTTATGACATTGTATCCAGTACAGAACGTTATTGAAGCAGTGTTCGTTACAACAACGGATTGAAGTACCAGCTGCATATTGTAGCAACAACTGGAGCTAGTACAgagttataacaacatttaaattaagtaacttcaGATGAATAAAATGGGAAGTAGCGCACAacctatcaaaattaaattacaaataaatatgtaaaaaaaagaaaaatacatatccAAACTAATTTAGAGAATGCAATAGAAGCATGCTTAGAATACTGAATGAATACAACTACATTCTGCCAACTTACAAGCGTATGTAAAAAGTATGGGATCAGAAAAAATCCCAGATAGGTTGCAAGGGTTAATGGACATAGGATTATTTCGTCAGCAAGAGCGATTCTGGGTGAAATTGGCGAAAGAAAttatttgaatttgtttcatttattgattgaatgaatgaatgcttggTTCACAGAGTACTGAGTATGCTTACAGACTAACAGTACCCAGATTCACTGTTTGAAGCAATGTATGGTGAAATATCTCGCCATTCCATAGCCACGGAGTCCACTTTTGAATTCTCTTATCA
Proteins encoded in this window:
- the LOC138692628 gene encoding uncharacterized protein isoform X3 — encoded protein: MVSCCVCGITAKPKSSGSAVTFHIFPKDLSRKNEWLKCINKPDWEPTARSVICSQHFLEECFDRSSSSSSVRLKSNAVPTLHVERLKYVRHHNSEVLKEVPCIISTSLELPSNSDTPRKIALTRTIQDLALTELIMDWKGRENGELPTYGIYACGALMCENRMTNKRNIIFHRFPRDEERCKEWLVRAGRLDLLDKPIELVHSDMALCEAHFEKDCYCKSNCLRSDAVPTIFKHNTYTDSMTFGENSEDGVPDPGTLLQSFDHSYCINAKEIVFIAVNDSNTASDSRQNEEEGVVFQESTMQDHSYANDGILDAVCEEQDIDSGEVVNRVIHPYTEAVFSWDEIPSQICRLCACTNESHPKQSVIGWMSLLDEVIPGLV